From Humisphaera borealis, the proteins below share one genomic window:
- a CDS encoding S9 family peptidase, giving the protein MKSRLLLSACAIAAAALSGAAAETPSTQPVLTPASNLVVDGIPPIPQAIADEVNRYTEFRSAGLASWHPVKRQMLIRTRFADTVQIHEVTQPLGMRKQVTFFPDSVSDAYYPPMPAGGDANWFILAKDIGGSEFDQLFKYDLTSGDVTLLTDGKSRNSGPRFSKDGKKFVYTSTRRNRKDPDFYVASSDAPGDAKMVYQADAPGWFPAAWSPDGSLLLTGKFSSANESSLWIVNPATGEKTRLSPETEKPTRYSGGYFSADGKGVYLTTDAGSEFERLAYIDIATKEIAYLAPDAKWDVEDFTVSDDGKLLAYTTNEDGSAVLHLLDTATRKELPLPKLPPGQISTLSFHANSQDLGIVLNSAKAPSDVYSVDVKSGVLTRWTQSETAGLNTDNFPDPSLVRWKSFDGLQISGFLYKPDAAKFPGKRPVIINIHGGPESQFRPGFMGSYNYYFTKLGCAAIFPNVRGSSGYGKTFLTLDNAEKREDSVKDIGALLDWIKTQPDLDPDRVMVVGGSYGGYMTLAVSVHYADRIRCAIDVVGISNFVSFLERTEPYRQDLRRVEYGDERNPAMRKVLEQISPLNNVAKIRKPLMVVHGANDPRVPLFEAEQIVKAMKEKQTPVWMLVAKDEGHGFAKKSNFQFQFYATVAFVRKFLL; this is encoded by the coding sequence ATGAAATCACGCCTCTTGCTTTCCGCCTGCGCGATTGCCGCCGCTGCTTTGTCAGGTGCCGCAGCTGAGACGCCCTCGACACAACCCGTCCTGACGCCGGCGTCGAACCTGGTCGTCGATGGCATTCCGCCAATTCCGCAGGCGATCGCAGACGAGGTGAACCGCTACACCGAGTTCCGATCGGCAGGCCTGGCGTCCTGGCATCCGGTCAAGCGGCAGATGCTCATCCGCACTCGCTTCGCCGACACGGTGCAGATCCACGAAGTCACTCAGCCACTGGGGATGCGGAAACAGGTCACCTTCTTCCCTGACTCCGTCAGCGACGCCTACTACCCGCCCATGCCGGCAGGCGGCGACGCCAACTGGTTTATCCTCGCCAAGGACATCGGTGGATCGGAGTTTGATCAGCTTTTCAAGTACGACTTGACCAGCGGCGATGTGACGCTTCTGACCGACGGTAAGAGCCGTAACAGCGGGCCGCGTTTCAGCAAGGACGGCAAAAAGTTCGTCTACACCTCCACCCGCCGCAATCGCAAAGATCCTGACTTCTACGTTGCCAGCAGCGACGCGCCCGGCGACGCGAAGATGGTCTATCAGGCCGACGCACCCGGCTGGTTCCCGGCTGCGTGGTCTCCCGACGGATCGCTTCTGCTGACGGGAAAGTTCTCGTCAGCCAACGAGTCGAGCCTCTGGATCGTCAACCCGGCGACCGGCGAGAAGACCCGGCTCTCGCCCGAAACCGAAAAGCCCACGCGCTACTCCGGCGGCTACTTCTCCGCCGACGGCAAAGGCGTCTACCTCACCACCGACGCGGGCTCCGAGTTCGAACGCCTCGCCTACATCGACATCGCGACGAAGGAAATCGCGTATCTTGCGCCCGACGCCAAGTGGGACGTCGAAGACTTCACCGTCTCCGACGACGGCAAACTGCTGGCGTATACGACCAACGAAGACGGCTCGGCCGTTCTACATCTGCTCGACACAGCGACGCGTAAGGAACTGCCGCTGCCGAAACTCCCGCCTGGACAGATTTCCACCCTCAGCTTCCACGCCAACTCGCAGGATTTGGGCATCGTGCTCAACAGTGCCAAAGCCCCCAGCGATGTGTATTCAGTTGACGTCAAGTCAGGCGTGCTGACGCGATGGACGCAGAGCGAAACCGCCGGACTCAATACCGACAACTTCCCCGACCCCAGCCTCGTCCGCTGGAAGAGTTTTGACGGTCTGCAGATCAGCGGCTTTCTCTACAAGCCCGACGCGGCGAAGTTTCCCGGCAAACGGCCGGTCATTATCAACATCCATGGCGGCCCGGAGTCGCAGTTCCGCCCCGGCTTCATGGGTAGTTACAACTACTATTTCACCAAGCTCGGCTGCGCGGCGATCTTCCCCAACGTCCGTGGCTCCAGCGGTTACGGTAAGACGTTCCTCACGCTCGACAATGCCGAGAAACGCGAGGACAGCGTCAAGGACATCGGCGCACTGCTCGACTGGATCAAGACCCAGCCCGATCTTGACCCCGACCGTGTGATGGTCGTCGGCGGCAGCTATGGTGGCTATATGACACTCGCCGTCAGCGTGCACTACGCCGACCGGATCCGCTGCGCGATCGACGTGGTTGGGATCAGTAACTTCGTCAGCTTCTTGGAACGCACCGAGCCGTACCGCCAGGACCTCCGCCGGGTCGAGTATGGCGACGAGCGCAACCCCGCCATGCGAAAGGTGCTCGAACAGATTTCGCCGCTGAACAACGTCGCGAAGATCAGGAAGCCGCTGATGGTCGTCCACGGCGCCAACGATCCGCGCGTGCCTTTGTTCGAAGCCGAACAGATCGTCAAGGCGATGAAGGAAAAGCAGACGCCCGTCTGGATGCTGGTGGCAAAGGACGAGGGGCACGGCTTCGCGAAGAAATCGAACTTTCAGTTTCAGTTTTACGCCACGGTGGCGTTTGTGAGGAAGTTTCTGCTGTAG